The following coding sequences are from one Triticum aestivum cultivar Chinese Spring chromosome 5A, IWGSC CS RefSeq v2.1, whole genome shotgun sequence window:
- the LOC123106670 gene encoding osmotin-like protein, with protein sequence MAKHLAFVLLVLAALAAFSSATKLTIHNLCPHPVWPLVTPNAGLPSISDNAARLDTNAILSLTFPSTFWAGRVAARTGCDDGTLPPRGCFTGDAPPSTVAQITVHDSGNLDLAAYSVSLVNGFNVPMVLSPQAGGGQCPALGCAVDLNCDCPPDNRAAEGTACHGPAGYFKNRCPLTRTTSTDVEPVPQSCRAPGELKIVLCQSSMLQRGAAAAEDTDMVIRTIVADN encoded by the coding sequence ATGGCCAAGCatctcgccttcgtcctcctcgtccttgccgcccTAGCCGCCTTCTCGTCGGCGACCAAGCTGACCATCCACAACCTCTGTCCGCACCCGGTCTGGCCGCTCGTCACCCCCAACGCCGGCCTTCCCTCCATCTCCGACAATGCTGCGCGCCTCGACACCAACGCGATTCTCTCCCTCACCTTTCCGTCCACCTTCTGGGCAGGCCGCGTCGCGGCCCGCACCGGCTGCGACGACGGAACGTTGCCGCCGCGCGGGTGCTTCACGGGCGACGCGCCGCCATCCACCGTCGCGCAGATCACGGTCCACGACAGCGGGAACCTGGACCTCGCCGCGTACAGCGTCAGTCTCGTAAACGGGTTCAACGTGCCGATGGTGTTGAGTCCGCAGGCCGGCGGCGGGCAGTGTCCGGCGCTCGGCTGCGCCGTGGACCTCAACTGCGACTGCCCTCCGGACAACCGGGCCGCCGAAGGCACCGCGTGCCACGGGCCCGCGGGGTACTTCAAGAACCGTTGCCCGCTCACGAGGACGACGTCGACCGACGTGGAGCCCGTGCCGCAGAGCTGCCGCGCGCCCGGTGAGCTCAAGATCGTCCTCTGCCAGTCGTCCATGCTCCAGCGCggcgccgcggcggcggaggacacCGACATGGTCATCCGCACTATCGTCGCCGACAACTAG